CGGTGATCAATTGAGAATTCAATCAATGGTGACACCTATTTATCTCTATTATCtaaatgtttgtgtttgttagtACTTtagcaatttattttattcaaggATACATGCTTTGCTTTGTTTGAATTAAGTGAGagtaaaaaaaagattgaaaagacTATTAAAAGAGTAGAAAGAGGGATTGTTTGGATGgaagaattataaaataaaagtttgtaataaattaattgatgtgatataataaatttatatgtttattaataTGTATTTCGGGTATAGGAATCTAGCACTTATATAAAAacactcaatttaattttactctCTCTTCGTTACAGTTTTAACCGTTTGATCTTCTTTCCTTCTTTCTCGATCAGTAGTCGAGACGATCAGGGTACGTGTCTATAAGGTAGTCAGTTCAAGTCCGTTCGAGTTAATGcaattaatgttgtaataaataCGAAGTAAAAGTCCTTACCAACTTATCTTGGTTCCTATTTATAATGTTTGATATGGGCTGACAATTAGAGTTTTCTTAATCATGAcccaattgttttttaaatttaattactgacttgtattactttaatttacatatttagTTTGATACAATCGCCCGACCTAAGGATAGTGCATGCTGTCAAAGCCCTCATAATTATGGCGACAAAGTTCCACTAGAATGAGCGGCTATGGCCGCTCGAGTCATGAGTTCCCTAAAATCACTCCGGAGAAATTGCCACATTAACAACCCACATGATTATCTGTCTATAGTAGGCGACCTTCGGTCGCTTATCCTTTGGCCACCTGACTGAAGATCTGACTAGGGATGTTGAAAGGTCATACAATacaatatgtttaaaaaataatttataaaataaaatttaaaaataatttaatgtaaataaaaatgtaattaaagttaaaataaaaagaatgtcatataaatttagtaactaaaaaattatttcagagtaaaaatatattaatataaatcatcaaagtttaaattaattaactttttatattttttattttaactatgtattttatttagggttaaatatgtttttggtcccttaactttcaataaattttggaattagtccatttcgaaattttggaccaatttagtccttcatttttcgaaatacatgaatttagtccttttaatcaaattttgttaagtttatttgacatttcaaacgcgtttcataataatatttgacttaacattaaagcaaaaatatgtcaaatagtataaacaacttcaatataattctgaaatgcgtacgaaatatcaaataaacttaacaaaataaatttgactAAAAGGACTacatccacgtatttcgaaagatgaatgactaaattggtctaaagtttcgaaatggactacttccaaaattcactgaaagttaagggaccaaaaaatatttaaccctttttttaatagagctgtcaaaatgggttggaacccgtgAGTCAACCCAGCTCACCATGGGTTctggtcgggttgggttgaattttttttacaaatttcaatacgggttgatttttgacccagCTCATTTAAAACCTgactcatccgggttgaacccaTAGTGAGCCGGGTTGAACCCGTTGTGAGTCGGGTTGACTCATCAACCCGCAAATAAAATGGTCAcataagtgttttttatttatttttattaagttggcttttacatttgaataatgttaggttgtttttttatctaacacataaataatttgtattttttttattttggtttgtattaaagtttatttaaattttaattagaattacaatttcgttttgactaaaaaaaataaaaaaaaaataatattttgtttaattaagtcAACCCGTGAGTCAATCCGTGGTGACTCGGgtcgggttcaaattttttggTTCGCTtaaaagtgagtcgggttggattggctcactaaatcatcaacatgtggtgggtcgagccgggttgggtcgagttacccgttttgacaattctattttttaatataaaacatattaataaaatatttatatattttttgttaaatattttaatattttcattttaattattcgttttattatattataatatgtttgtaaatatttaataattatttatgttcatatattttaataacttattttgttacaataaaataaaatactttatttaaagTTAATGAATTCAATTTTATGTTCAATAGATTATATATTCTCTTTGTGTAACTCTTTTCACAGTTTAGGGTGGAAAGTtattactgtttttttttttaatttatttatgaagtATCACTCAATTTTGTCTTCTTCCCTGTTCACACACCACTACAACAGGGAACGGACCCATTTCTATTAGAGGCGCTGTACTCTTCTACCTCCGATTCCAATATTTCAGtaacacaaattatttttttcaggtAAATGGAAGAGTCTCTTCTTAAACAATTTGTCTTAATATTACTATTCACTCTTTAGTAGGATAATCTCTTTTAATGTTGTTCAAAatcaaaaactaaatttattacttttgaAAGAACGAAAATCAAAATACTTTAGAGTTTCGAGACTATTtctaagatagaaaaaaaacatgtttaactCTTAGATCTATTTTTCTTATGGTTCAACCACAATTAGAAACCCATACTATTTTATGCTTTCTACACTCCTCTCAATTTACAATTTTCATCTTAAACATTGTGCAAAATATTGATTTAGAACaaaattctataattattaACATTCTTAGCATTTATCTCAACattttaaatctatttataaataaatatatttgatctTAAATTTGTAATACAAGGTAAGATGTTTCATATCTTCCGGtgctaaatataaaaaattcataattactcattcttaaatataaaaattcgaataatttgattatatttattaaaattatttctaaaatatcttaatttatttgagatttttttccaggtattgttttcattttttataccaaaatttaatgaaattaatttacaaaatatttttgaataatattgATACAGttaaatgatattaattatttttgaaagaatataaataattttttatacgaAGGAGGGAATTCTTTTAagtaagatttattttattatttgttttacttATGCTGATGTTTTGTTTAGTTTCTGCTTGCTAGAAAACCAAATGGTTAAAAATCAGAGAAGCGGAACAATATCACATCAGATCCTGCTTCTTTTCTTCAACACTCTTTCTCCCTCTCACTCTTCTCATTCGTTCAACTTGTTTCTACCCGCACTTTCTAATCAAATCCACAAGGAACAAAGGAAGTTACTTCACTTCTCTGTAAACTCTTCACTCTCTTCATTCCATCAGAGAGCAAAAcctgagaaagaaaataaaagcaccCCATTAAGCAAGCCAAGCAACCCATCACGATTCCAACTTAAAGCACGATTTTTACCGCCGAAACCCGAGACCCAGATGAAGTTTTGACTCGATCCGTCATTTTCCTCAAATGGGTCACTCCAATTCTTCGTCGCCGTCCAAGCGCGGCCACGCGCGGCAGTGGCGGCTCCTGGACCTCGTTTCCGGcgtcttcttcttccttgtGCTGCTCTTCTTCGTCATGGTCTTCACCCCGTTGGGCGATTCGCTCGCCGCATCCGGCCGCCAGACGCTGCTCCTCTCCGGTGCTGACTCCCGTCACCGCCACCAGCTAGTGGAGGCGGTCGAGACAGCTGGGCGGGGCGTGGAGGCGTGCCCCGCCGATACGGCTGATTACATGCCGTGCGAGGATCCGAGGCTGAACAGCCAGCTGAGCAGGGAAATGAACTACTACAGGGAGAGGCATTGTCCCAGGCCGGAAGAGTCGCCACTCTGCTTGATTCCGCCGCCGGACGGGTACCGGGTGCCGGTGCCGTGGCCGGAGAGCTTGCACAAGGTGTGTGATGCGTTTTTGTGCTGAGGGTACTTTGTAGAGTTGGTGAATGTTTGTCTTATTTGTGTTTTGTTAATGAATTTAGGGTCCATGTGGATAAACAACTTAGTTATGAAGTTATTGATTAAGGTTTGGATAGATTTCTCAAGGAATACTTTTAAGAAAAGAAGCTAAGCTTCTTCCTTGAGATCAAATTAGTTTATACTTAAGCTGGATTGTAAAAATTCTCTTATAGCTTCTCCCAAAGTTGATTTTAACTGAGTAACCCTTTGATTGACCCCTAACTAGCAAATTAAGGCCATTAATCAACAGACCTGTCATTTTCATAAGCTCTCAAGGGAGTCTTTCAGTAGGGGCGTGAGTTGTATACTCCCTTGTACGTGTTTAATTCCCATAGATAAAAAAACGATTAAATATTTGTCACAAAATTAGTTCAAGCAACTTATGAATAATCCATTCTTAACAGATCCACCCTTACGCTGACTTCTGTAATAATTCTGTAGAAGTCATTTATTGAGTAATTGTGAATGTTCACATTTATTGTGCATCAAAAtgaatcctttttttttttgattccGGTGTTTAGTTATTGTGTTTGTTGACTATTGTTGACTTAGAAGCCAAGGAGCTAGTTTTGTGGATTTGGAGTTTAGAATGGGATGGGGGTAAAATCGgttgtattttttattgttcattTTGTGTTTTGGAAGAAACTTGCATTATTAGCGGTTTTGGATCTTGGACCTTGTTGCCAGTATGATTCTTGTTATTGATCCGTCTTGGTGGTTGAAATAATAAAGTATTTGTGCTGTTTGTTGAGGAAGAGTTCATATTTTAATGGTCCAGACCAAGATCAATTAATGATTAGATGTTAGTACAATGTTTTTGAAGGAAGTGCGGTGATGGGTGTCTCTATTTAGAGTTTTTATTGATCTAACGGATGCTCCCTTATGGCTGTCTCCAATTTAGAGTTTTTATGGTCTAAAGAACGTGCTCATGTTTTTCAGTGGTGAAATTGTGGCTACTATGGCTACCTCGTATTTATTTCTAGAATCCCCTAGGACATAGAGAATTCCTTTCAGAATAGGAATTCAAATCCTTAGGAAAGGTCTCTTTGGTGATGGTGTCACTTTATTTTAATCATGATGTTAGGCTGGCAGCCAAAATAGAATTTAGGATATAGTGTGATGAAATTGAGAACGAGATGGTACGGAGAAAAAGGacagaaaagagaagaaaggaTTAAATTAGATTCTTTTGAGTGATCAATTTATTTCTATCTAATACTTCCGTAAATGGTCGATCTAAAGCCAATTGTTCTTGAGTAAATTTGTAATTCCTGATAGAGCTATGGACAAAATATGTTCCCCTAATAGTAGTTGTGTTGTGTATATGGCCACCTGATCAATTGATGTTCCCCTGGTTGCTTTCTGTATAGAAGGTTCTCATTTTAATTACtctattcttaaaaatatttttaagaggATGGAAGAGAGATGGTAATGCCCataatagttttctttctatattttccaCTTTTTGCTCTTTCACATTTAACGAGGGACATCTTCAAGATGTCCTATACTGTAGTTTAGAATGATGATGGAATTTATCACTCATGATTTGTCTATCCAAAACATTGATGATATATTCTGTGCAGATATGGCACAGCAACATGCCATACAACAAGATTGCTGACAGGAAAGGTCACCAGGGATGGATGAAACTAGAAGGTCAACACTTTATATTCCCTGGTGGTGGTACAATGTTTCCAGATGGAGCAGAGCAATATATTGAAAAACTTGGTCAGTACATTCCAATAAGTGGAGGTGTTCTGAGGACTGCACTTGATATGGGGTGTGGGGTAAGAGGTGTTATACTGTTTTCCTTTTGAGAATTCATTAGCATTCATTGTTGTTTAACATGCAAACATATCTCATTTCTTTACAGGTTGCTAGTTTTGGAGGATTTTTGCTCTCTCACAATATTTTGACCATGTCTTTTGCTCCAAGAGATTCTCATAAAGCTCAAATACAATTTGCTTTGGAAAGAGGAATACCGGCTTTTGTTGCTATGCTTGGTACTAGAAGACTTCCATTTCCTGCATTTGGATTTGACTTAGTTCATTGCTCTAGGTGTTTGATCCCATTTACAGCCTACAGTAAGTTCTGCATTGCAGCTCACTTGTATGTCTTCCGATATTCTACACACGCTTGTCACATCCCTAATACAGCGGATCTGCCTTGCAGATGCCTCTTATTTCATTGAAGTTGACAGATTGCTTCGCCCTGGTGGATATTTAGTTATTTCTGGTCCCCCTGTTCAGTGGCATAAACAAGATAAAGAATGGTCTGATCTCCAGGCTGTGGCAAGAATCTTGTGTTATGAACTGATTGCTGTAGATGGTAACACTGTGATCTGGAAGAAGCCTGCAGGAGAAACTTGTGTTCctaatgaaaatgaatttggtCTTCAGTTATGTGATGAATCAGATGACCCAAGTCAAGCTTGGTAATTTCCAGCAGACTAGCTAGATTAAGTTATTTCTGCTCTTATTTTCAGTGCTTTGCAGTTTGCTTTGTTCGGCATCAGTGTATAGTACTACTAGAGTATATGTTGCCATTGTTAAAAGATCTTAtggattattttaaattcaaacatAAGTTGATTGTTTTGTAGGTACTTGAAATTGAAGAAATGTGTCAGTAGGACATCTGTAAAAGGAGATTATGCTATTGGGGTAATTCCCAAGTGGCCGGAGAGGTTAACTACAACACCTCCAAGATCCACCCTCCTGAAGAATGGTGTTGATTTGTTTGAGGCTGACACTAAGAGATGGGTAAGGAGGGTGGCTCACTATAAGAATTATCTAAAAATCAAGTTGGGCACTCAATTTGTACGCAATGTCATGGACATGAATGCATTATTTGGGGGTTTTGCTGCTGCCTTAAAATCTGATCCTGTGTGGGTGATGAATGTAGTTCCTGCTGAAAAGCCACCCACTCTTGATGTTATCTTTGACAGAGGTCTCATTGGAGTCTATCATGATTGGTGAGCTCTGATCTTTATCTGATCATTTTGGCACTTGTCTTTGAAAATAAGCCTTCATTTTTGAACtgataatataatttgaaaataggAAATGTTGTGAGAAATTTTTGTGGTTTGCAATGATTATCCACATGGTATTCAGTGGTTTTATGTTGTTTGCAAGTTGCTTCCTTCTTGTTCTCCAATTTTTACTTGGTTGCAATGCTTGTCGCTCTACTACGCTTGAAAATTACTGACTTATGCTGTATTATGGATCTGTCTGTATGTGTGTGCTAACTGATATGCCTGTATAAGAAATTCAGGGTGTGTCAAGCTAACTTTGTTCTCATTTTAGATTTTTTGGAtctaaattttatgttaaactGCCCAATTAATCATATGGcttattcaaataaaagttTAGTGGTAACATTTTGTGATTGTAGCGAATCTTCTATGGAAAAGGAGTGAAAGTCTTCTACATATCAttgtaacataaaaaattaagcaCATAAGCTCTCTAACTTTGAATTTTAATCTAGATCCTGCatctgattttttatttaatatatttgaatatgatttttcaatttataatggATGAATTTTATTGGATCTAAGTTTTATGGTTCTGTTCCCAGGTGTGAACCATTTTCAACATACCCTCGTAGCTATGATCTAATCCACGTAGCCAGCATCGAATCCCTTATAAAAGATCCAGCTTCTGGTAAAAACAGGTATTGATTTGGGATATCTACTTTTCGCATAAAGGGACTGTACTACAAGATCCTGGTGAATATATTGAATTCCTAAATGAAAACTCATGGTCATTGCATATAGATATTTGTTGACAAAGAGAACAAACAAGGCAAGCGTGATAGAAAGAAACATTGCTACGGAAACTAAGTTATAAGTATTACATATGAACATGTTACATGTGTACTGAAGCATATATCTTCAGTGCTTCATTTGCCTCCGAACTAGTGGTTCTATTGTGATGTTCAAGAGAAACAATTATATTCACTCAAGACTTATAGAGTGTTTTCATTCTCTCTGCATTTAGAAATTCTTTACTTTGATGCGAAATAGTAGACAATGATCTCACCTGGGTAGCTTCACACTTTGATTGCAGATGTAGTCTTGTTGATTTGATGGTAGAAATTGATCGAATGTTGCGTCCTGAGGGAACTGTGGTGGTTAGGGATGCACCTGAAGTGATCGACAAAGTAGCTCGCATTGCCGGAGGAGTGAGGTGGAAGCCTACCGTTTATGATAAAGAACCTGAATCACACGGCAGAGAGAAGATTCTTGTTGCAACCAAGACTTTCTGGAAGCTCTAAGTCACACCCCATTCACACAGCTCTGTAATTTATAGGTAACTTCCCTTTTTCCATCATGTGGGGGTGAAGGTATGCATCAAAGAGATGCTGTTTTCTGACTCATAATATTCTCATACAAAGAAGATAGTGAGGTAAGATTTCAAAAAGATGGGAAGACCCTTGTGCAGTTTTTGCATGGAGAATGTAATACAGTGTTGTTTATATTTTCTCTAAACTTTAAGGATGTGAGATGTAATTCAAAACTTcttttttattgaaaagaaattatcatTGATTATAATTCAACTACTGTTCTGTGTTCCCTTTTATTTGTACTTTATTGTCAACTTttttcatgcattgtgttttCACCCTTTGTTGGTATTTGAATCAAGTGGAAAAAATTTCcttgttttggttttgtgtgAGGGTGTTCTTGACGCAGTCTTTAGGTTTCTATCCTGAAAAATCACAATGGTAAAAAAACCGTACACAGAAACTGCGTTTTCTGTCACGTTAGCGCGAACCATGAATAGCTTGTACCAAACGCACTTATTTTCGCGGCCACCGAATAAGTTCATTATGGTAAAGGAAAAGATAGAAATCTAGACGGATGAATCTGAAAGATTAATTTCAAAAGAAGTTTAgcagtttaaatattttaatttttttttttcaaaactaagtCAATTTATACAATGGATGGAATAAATCAGATTTTAGAAATAGagataaacaatatttttttatgtataaatcaaatacatttttaaaagggatttagtttttgaaaaatatttacagAAAACTTGTTTAAACAACAAATACCCCCTAGAAGAATTAGTGCCACATTGAATGAATGAATTTGAGAAGTTACTTTTTAATTGCTTGGGGAGATTGTAATGGATAAACACACTAAAATCCttacaaattcatttaaaataaattgagttaattgtttttaatgatCAAATGAATTCAATTTAATGCAATACCTTAACGGTTAGGTGAtcaattatttatgttaaatcCCAGATGTAATAtgatttaatcaaaattaaataaaatttgacgAGATTAAATACCTGTTCACTTCCAACATGTTAGGTAAAGTTTGTTTAGAGCAgcttttataaaccaatttaaaataatttgtttttttataaattagtattagtttgtattgagataaaaataaaatttataaaaatatatattataaataaatttatacataaacTATGAAAAACTCATAACtctttttatatagtttttcatTTGTCTAACAATAATTAAGACTATACAATTACGTGGGCCCTTACCTTTTTAATGTCATTCAATACACACGAAATTCAGACATGTTTTAGTATTTTGAGCATGTAACTTCTTTGTGTTTATCTGAACTAATTCATATAAGATTTTGACATTGATAAATTGCTAATcgaatcatttttattttgatatactTCAATGatgtattaaataattttaggtgaatgcaaaaatatatcaatgataataaattttaatcagtttgtattataataaacataataaatcaTCTATATATTTGTCTAAAGTTGAAGCTTTCCTCTTTCCTTTTGTTGGTAAGGATAACtgaattcaaattttgaatttgttaagAACTGATCTCCTTTTTCAAactactagtgtaaacacaggcgctatcgcgcctgtgtgtacgcattttttgaattatattaataattgatgatattgtaatgttattaatttaataaacaaaataacaaaataaaagtatatttataaaaaataaaataaaatgtacggagaaaataagagaaaaataactgttgatgaatagtaagagaaaaaaagaaaaaggagataagtaaataattttataaaaacttgtaaaagtaaccgttaatttttaaaaatttaataaataattaaattataaaggataaagttggaattatgaaatgtggacacaaaagagggaatcccctttatatatagttatagatactTAAAAAGAGGGGTACGAATAGTAATTTGGGGTCCTGAATATAGTAAAAGCTAGTTGGCCCACTTGAGTTGTTAGCTGAAATGAGAATAgactcaaaaaataataaatagcgTGAACTTATCAAATACAGGGGTGCCATAGTGATCtaaatttccaaataatataatatattgtgtTTTTTAGTAAGATTTTATTCTTACTTGTATTTGAAGGTGAATGATTTTCTTGATATATATTACAAGTGATTGGTGCAAATTCATGTTAATGTTAAAAGTTGttattacaagttttttattttagtaaaacaTTTACATCAACGGAAATTACAgtatactaataaataaaacaacatacTAATCAAATTTACTAACACTGcatataaattaaagtatatatccaaaatacaattaaatataattgtagtgattattattgaatgtatttcttttaaaattaatagtattcaaaatttattttatattaactattttaaatggTAGATTCAATCactttattacttttatgtTAACAGCGATGTATTagaaagaattaaataaataaataaatttgtttgattaattaattatttatattaaatataaattctacCTAAAGCTTTAACCATACCTGtcattacataatataataccagcaaaatttaaaattatcatccatataaaatatgtgaccgaaaagatatttgaaaaagaaatacaagtacaataatataataacatataatctaattttatttagattatcCATTATAATCTGCCCAAACACAGCATTAATGTTTTGAATAGCATTCAAACGAGTTTCAAGGTTGGCCATCGATGCAATGTGAAACACAGAAAAATTGACttatattgtttattaaaatGAAGAACATTTGACTTATCAAAACCTACATAATCGTTCCAGCAATGTCGGCATTGCTTTTGTTGATCATGACACCGTGATTCTTGCTATGTCAGGAATTTCAATTCTTCTATGAGTTTacgatattatttattttattatatttttaaaatatattaatatgttaaggtattttaaaaaatttaaatagatttaaatctatatattttaaagaatctGAATTGGTATCTCATTGTTTAATAAAGTGAGTCCAAAATTTAGAATCTCTTAGAAATAATACATTGTTGTAAGAAAAaccctaattaaaataattataaaagtatttaaaagagTTAGTTATCAATAAATCGAATGTGTACgaatttactaaaataattagataaaaacaaataaacaagaaGAAATTGAGTTCTAAAATAACGAACATAAGCCACACAAAACGACCTAAAGATGGGTATAGTATTATGATATTGAGAAAGTGTTCGTATTATATCTGCAAAACAGttatatgaaataaatgtttaactaatgcattaaatgaaaattcagATTGGAAAAACTTGAATAATATAATTCGGTCAAAATTTGCAATACTCTCCGAGCAGTTaagtttttatcaataaaaaccactaaaatatatatatatatataattcaatttaaCTAATCCtaactatttaat
This region of Vigna unguiculata cultivar IT97K-499-35 chromosome 5, ASM411807v1, whole genome shotgun sequence genomic DNA includes:
- the LOC114185288 gene encoding probable methyltransferase PMT13, with the translated sequence MGHSNSSSPSKRGHARQWRLLDLVSGVFFFLVLLFFVMVFTPLGDSLAASGRQTLLLSGADSRHRHQLVEAVETAGRGVEACPADTADYMPCEDPRLNSQLSREMNYYRERHCPRPEESPLCLIPPPDGYRVPVPWPESLHKIWHSNMPYNKIADRKGHQGWMKLEGQHFIFPGGGTMFPDGAEQYIEKLGQYIPISGGVLRTALDMGCGVASFGGFLLSHNILTMSFAPRDSHKAQIQFALERGIPAFVAMLGTRRLPFPAFGFDLVHCSRCLIPFTAYNASYFIEVDRLLRPGGYLVISGPPVQWHKQDKEWSDLQAVARILCYELIAVDGNTVIWKKPAGETCVPNENEFGLQLCDESDDPSQAWYLKLKKCVSRTSVKGDYAIGVIPKWPERLTTTPPRSTLLKNGVDLFEADTKRWVRRVAHYKNYLKIKLGTQFVRNVMDMNALFGGFAAALKSDPVWVMNVVPAEKPPTLDVIFDRGLIGVYHDWCEPFSTYPRSYDLIHVASIESLIKDPASGKNRCSLVDLMVEIDRMLRPEGTVVVRDAPEVIDKVARIAGGVRWKPTVYDKEPESHGREKILVATKTFWKL